A stretch of the Nakaseomyces glabratus chromosome L, complete sequence genome encodes the following:
- the AMA1 gene encoding Ama1p (CAGL0L06578g~Ortholog(s) have enzyme activator activity, ubiquitin ligase activator activity) — MDRYIPLLTCKKAYKASNYKRNFDLNDVEIMDSSSSPERLSSPEFFTDLRYTGNYEHINYRGDNLSGQDMQLSSAESSNSTRSSVSTMTSSASSSSNLHANDRSPIMRYRLSRKKKKRRAGKIKEKNISKEVQKHKEYIARYLDFKSPERVLKFEYKTHIKSLKCNLTSDETKCLNTVPCEDFLSKINPLLQTLPPFEARYLFSNLLITDQNDGLAIFRDSKRPKSLIPYRVLDAPCLRNDFYSNLISWSRTTGNVIVGLGYSVYIWSERDGAIPVLNHSFLGLKHDLVTCLSFCPFNELFLVGTKQGRVMLFDQNRCIESYRSLGSSNRSEPLYEYQSLSCKGVSCFEWFLEDKICCDGANSAQIARLFIGEETGEVAYVEINSKISNCNVRDDYSKKGLDDLQILCLSKFQAQSQQVCGLSLNQYSKNLAVGGNDNSCTIWDISDIRSPRLVHTLPHNAAVKAVSYCPWSKSLLATGGGSKDRKIKFWHTLTGTLVKEIQTTGQITSLIWSVRYKQLVATFGFGDIDNPILLTVYSYPSLERLIHVRSSTPLRVLTAVPSSNLNAICLATNDETIRFYEIWGEDENTISEVQEAGIYNSKLIDFVEGISTHSEEYIR; from the exons ATGGACAGGTACATCCCACTGCTTACTTGTAAGAAAGCATACAAAGCTTCAAACTACAAAAGGAACTTTGATCTCAATGATGTAGAAATTATGGACTCCTCGTCATCGCCAGAAAGATTGTCCTCCCCAGAGTTTTTCACTGATTTGAGATACACTGGAAATTATGAGCACATAAACTATCGAGGTGACAACTTATCCGGGCAAGACATGCAATTGTCTAGTGCCGAGTCCTCAAATTCGACCAGGAGCTCAGTGTCAACAATGACCTCATCAGcttcatcgtcatctaATTTGCATGCTAATGATCGATCGCCTATTATGAGGTATAGACTAAGCcgaaagaaaaagaagagacGTGCAGGAAAaataaaggaaaaaaatattagtaaAGAGGTGCAAAAACataaagaatatattgCTCGATACTTAGATTTTAAATCCCCTGAAAGAGTCCtgaaatttgaatataaaaCCCACATTAAATCATTAAAATGTAATCTTACAAGTGATGAAACTAAATGTTTGAATACAGTACCTTGTGAAGATTTCTTATCCAAGATAAATCCATTGTTGCAAACTTTGCCTCCTTTTGAAGCAAGATACTTATTCTCTAATTTGCTGATTACTGATCAGAATGATGGATTAGCCATATTTAGAGATAGCAAACGGCCTAAGTCACTCATTCCATACAGAGTATTGGATGCTCCATGTTTGAGAAATGATTTTTACTCAAATCTTATTTCATGGTCGAGAACTACAGGTAATGTCATTGTTGGTTTGGGATATTCTGTATACATATGGTCTGAGAGAGATGGGGCAATACCTGTTCTAAATCATAGTTTTCTTGGACTAAAGCATGACTTGGTAACTTGCTTATCATTCTGTCCGTTTAATGAACTGTTTCTTGTCGGTACGAAACAAGGTAGAGTGATGCTATTTGATCAAAATAGATGTATTGAATCCTATAGGTCATTAGGTAGTTCAAATCGATCAGAACCTTTGTATGAATATCAATCATTATCATGTAAAGGAGTCAGTTGCTTTGAATGGTTTCTTGAGGATAAAATATGCTGTGATGGTGCTAATTCTGCACAAATAGCAAGATTATTTATTGGGGAGGAGACAGGAGAGGTGGCATATGTagaaataaattcaaagatTAGCAACTGTAATGTAAGAGATGATTACTCGAAGAAGGGATTGGATGATTTACAAATTTTATGTTTATCAAAATTCCAAGCGCAATCGCAGCAGGTTTGTG GACTATCCCTAAATCAATACTCGAAAAACCTCGCAGTTGGCGGTAATGACAATTCATGCACGATATGGGACATAAGTGATATCAGATCGCCACGACTAGTCCACACACTTCCCCATAATGCTGCAGTTAAAGCAGTTTCATATTGCCCATGGTCAAAATCTTTACTAGCTACTGGAGGCGGCAGTAAAGAtagaaagataaaatttTGGCACACACTAACGGGAACTTTAGttaaagaaattcaaaCGACCGGTCAAATAACTTCCCTTATTTGGTCCGTTAGATATAAACAACTAGTAGCCACATTTGGTTTTGGAGACATTGATAATCCAATATTGCTAACAGTATATAGTTATCCTAGTCTTGAAAGACTGATACATGTAAGGTCTTCAACACCATTAAGAGTATTAACTGCGGTTCCTTCATCGAATCTAAATGCAATCTGTCTTGCTACCAACGATGAGACTATTCGGTTCTATGAAATTTGGGGGGAGGATGAAAACACTATAAGTGAAGTACAGGAAGCAGGGATATACAATTCGAAGTTGATAGACTTTGTGGAGGGCATTTCAACACATTCAGAGGAATACATAAGATAG
- the NAS6 gene encoding Nas6p (CAGL0L06600g~Regulatory, nonATPase subunit of the 26S proteasome), with amino-acid sequence MEFPLHKACLNNEPRKVQELLESSDPFKAVVQRDDDGRVPLHWAVSIQSDAIIKLLLPYMKSVDIDTLTDEAGWTPFHISCSIGHLDIVDQLYNNNPDARPNLDLQTSQGVTALHLAVAKKHLEVCKYLIKLGASVRIKDKKGQIALHRAAAVGSIGVVEFLCSTAKSPVNWKDASGWTPLFHAIAEGHADIAVLLVNKFSADYEVEDSDGKKPIDVAPSESVKEYFSKNI; translated from the coding sequence ATGGAATTCCCATTACACAAAGCTTGCTTGAATAACGAGCCCAGGAAAGTACAGGAGTTGCTAGAGAGCTCTGATCCGTTCAAGGCTGTGGTGCAGAGAGATGACGATGGCAGGGTCCCGCTGCACTGGGCTGTATCTATCCAGAGTGATGCCATAATAAAGCTGTTATTGCCATATATGAAGAGTGTCGATATTGACACACTGACCGATGAGGCTGGCTGGACGCCATTCCACATATCTTGCTCTATTGGTCACCTAGACATCGTGGACCAGTTGTACAATAACAACCCTGATGCTAGGCCTAATCTAGATCTTCAAACGTCCCAAGGGGTGACCGCTCTACATCTAGCCGTAGCGAAGAAACACTTGGAAGTTTGCAAGTATTTGATTAAACTAGGAGCCTCCGTTAGAATAAAAGATAAGAAAGGTCAAATTGCTCTTCACAGAGCAGCTGCTGTGGGATCTATTGGCGTTGTAGAGTTTTTGTGCTCGACCGCCAAAAGCCCTGTAAATTGGAAAGACGCCAGTGGGTGGACACCATTATTCCATGCTATTGCAGAGGGCCATGCTGATATAGCGGTGTTATTAGTAAACAAATTTTCTGCTGATTACGAAGTCGAAGATTCTGATGGAAAAAAACCAATCGATGTTGCTCCTAGTGAGTCCGTGAAGGAATATTTCTCAAAGAATATATAG